A region of Onychomys torridus chromosome 10, mOncTor1.1, whole genome shotgun sequence DNA encodes the following proteins:
- the LOC118592533 gene encoding metallothionein-2-like, translated as MDPNCSCATDGCCFCSESCKCKECKCASCNKSCCSCGPVGCAKCSQGCMCKKAPDKCSCCA; from the coding sequence ATGGACCCTAACTGCTCCTGTGCCACAGATGGATGCTGTTTCTGCTCCGAGTCTTGCAAATGCAAAGAGTGTAAATGCGCCTCCTGCAACAAAAGCTGCTGCTCCTGTGGCCCCGTGGGCTGTGCCAAGTGCTCCCAGGGATGCATGTGCAAAAAGGCTCCGGACAAGTGCAGCTGCTGCGCCTGA